In Thermococcus celericrescens, the following proteins share a genomic window:
- a CDS encoding PIN domain-containing protein, with amino-acid sequence MTVIDTNVFIYATLRDSEFNAEARKLLAGLEKWIVPSMVLYELYWFFREGGYNGEEIMKVVSSILNSPRTRVIGDGGKYTKRALELTKNPKRFNDMVILATAEDFKRLATYDKRLKKEAEKLGIKTLP; translated from the coding sequence GTGACGGTAATAGACACCAACGTATTCATATACGCCACCCTAAGGGATTCAGAGTTCAACGCGGAAGCGAGGAAACTGCTGGCTGGACTGGAAAAGTGGATCGTCCCCAGCATGGTCCTTTACGAACTCTACTGGTTTTTCAGGGAGGGGGGTTACAACGGAGAGGAAATAATGAAGGTGGTCTCCTCGATCCTGAACAGTCCAAGAACGAGGGTAATCGGTGATGGCGGGAAGTACACAAAACGCGCGCTGGAGCTAACCAAGAACCCAAAACGCTTTAACGATATGGTAATCCTTGCCACAGCGGAGGACTTTAAAAGGCTGGCCACATACGATAAGAGACTGAAAAAAGAAGCAGAAAAGCTGGGCATCAAAACCCTACCTTAA
- a CDS encoding AbrB/MazE/SpoVT family DNA-binding domain-containing protein: protein MGITKVTRNYQITIPSDVRKKLGIRVGDVLVIEIEDGKAVIKKRDLELPLLPGGKGLKVEDIEEAIRRGQGEKE from the coding sequence ATGGGAATCACAAAAGTAACTAGGAACTATCAAATTACTATTCCAAGCGATGTTAGGAAGAAGCTGGGGATTAGGGTGGGGGACGTTCTAGTCATCGAGATCGAAGACGGAAAGGCCGTGATCAAAAAGAGAGACCTTGAGCTTCCCCTACTGCCTGGGGGAAAGGGGCTGAAGGTTGAGGACATCGAGGAGGCCATAAGAAGGGGCCAGGGTGAGAAGGAGTGA
- a CDS encoding type ISP restriction/modification enzyme, producing MKPGVLRGYSKGLKKVHRAGATTEYSYRTAFHEFLRSLFSKEYNVKIIHEPGRETFGAPDFKVFTDSGIIGYIETKAPNIDLHRLPKRDKSQVKRYSARLDNFILTNYRDFILYQRGEKVEEVSLLDEDFNLIESNVEKFNRLAQRFLGFAVPQIKDPESLAHILAKRAMILKDVVLENMNSDEQLQYLYQAFKEHLMAGMKKSEFADAYAQTVVYGLFMARFTINGRLTRENVAFRGVPKSLRVVHEIFKYIASDLPDYLEWIVEELIAILNNVDVEELKRRFHFGNGEFDPFLHFYETFLAEYNPKLRKSKGVYYTPIPVVEFIINSVDEILRGRFGKRLHDEGVTILDPATGTGTFLAGVLDRIHKNIKGTLFQLYLKERLLNNIYGFEILISPYLVAHLKLSMVLNQWGIKLKDDERFRIYLTNALDLMRERGQAGLFERALDKESEEADRVKKEAKIFVVIGNPPYETRKDETYIQTLLKDYMKGLGVEKEKKKGALQDDYVKFIRFSQWKIDQNGKGIVGFITNNSYLDGLVHRRMRQSLMESFDEIYILNLHGNARKGESDENVFDIQQGVAIAFFVKLREGKHKAEECKVYYYSIVHDAEKTMREEKYDFLRNKGWKTVEWKEIRPKRPYYFFVPKDLSLEEEYSKFPKLDEIFEVYGSGIVTGKDETLLHFDKSSLEQVIREILDPTIPIPEIQRKYNLGDTSAWKPSKRIQRARNSGFTQSKVVRVLYRPFDYRFVYYDVALLQRALPHVHEHFLGDENLGLIASRQYQKEFKHVFVTDTIAERGITSAYVGDQGVVFPLYLYSDDSKTKRPNLKSEFLKELKKRYGEVTPEGFLYYAYAVLHDPKYRKRYAEFLKFDFPRIPLYDKETFKKYRDIGEELVKLHLMKVDFPIEPKLVGDDLTVEKVKYDGRDCVVINKTTKLCRIPPEVWEYTIGGYRVIEKYLKGRKGRKLSLDELEHIYKVVEILRKTIELVKELEAIEPRF from the coding sequence ATGAAACCGGGGGTTTTGAGGGGTTACTCCAAGGGCCTCAAAAAGGTTCATCGGGCGGGCGCGACTACCGAGTATTCCTACCGCACGGCTTTTCACGAGTTTCTCAGGAGTCTGTTCTCGAAGGAGTACAACGTCAAAATAATTCATGAACCGGGCAGGGAGACCTTTGGTGCACCGGATTTCAAGGTATTTACTGATTCCGGGATAATCGGATACATCGAGACTAAGGCTCCTAATATTGACCTCCATAGGCTTCCAAAGAGGGATAAAAGTCAGGTCAAGCGCTATTCTGCGAGGCTGGACAATTTCATCTTGACCAACTATCGCGACTTCATTCTCTACCAGAGGGGCGAGAAGGTTGAGGAAGTTTCTCTCCTCGATGAGGACTTTAACCTGATTGAATCAAACGTTGAGAAGTTCAACCGGCTTGCCCAGAGGTTTCTGGGCTTTGCAGTCCCCCAGATTAAGGATCCGGAGAGTCTTGCCCATATTTTGGCGAAGAGGGCCATGATTCTAAAGGATGTGGTTCTTGAAAACATGAACAGCGATGAGCAGCTCCAGTACCTCTATCAGGCGTTTAAGGAGCACCTCATGGCGGGAATGAAGAAGAGCGAGTTTGCAGATGCATACGCCCAGACCGTTGTTTATGGCCTCTTTATGGCTAGGTTCACAATAAATGGTCGCCTCACGCGGGAGAACGTCGCCTTCAGAGGCGTTCCAAAGTCCCTCCGTGTCGTCCACGAGATTTTCAAGTACATCGCCTCCGACCTTCCTGACTACCTCGAGTGGATTGTCGAGGAGCTCATAGCGATACTCAACAACGTGGACGTTGAGGAGCTTAAGAGACGCTTCCACTTCGGAAACGGCGAGTTCGACCCGTTCCTTCACTTCTACGAGACGTTTTTAGCCGAGTATAATCCCAAGCTCAGGAAGTCGAAGGGGGTCTATTACACTCCTATTCCTGTCGTTGAGTTCATAATCAACTCGGTGGACGAGATACTCCGCGGGAGGTTTGGGAAGAGGCTCCACGATGAGGGCGTTACCATACTCGACCCAGCAACGGGGACGGGAACCTTCCTCGCTGGAGTCCTCGACAGGATACACAAAAACATCAAGGGGACCCTCTTCCAGCTCTACCTCAAGGAACGCCTGTTGAACAACATCTACGGCTTTGAAATCCTAATCTCTCCATACCTTGTCGCCCATCTCAAGCTCTCGATGGTGCTCAACCAGTGGGGCATAAAGCTGAAAGACGATGAGAGGTTCAGGATTTACCTCACCAACGCCCTTGACTTGATGCGGGAGAGGGGACAGGCTGGTCTATTCGAGAGAGCTTTGGACAAGGAGAGCGAGGAAGCCGACAGGGTGAAGAAGGAGGCAAAGATATTCGTGGTAATTGGAAACCCGCCTTATGAAACAAGAAAAGATGAGACTTACATTCAGACTCTCCTAAAAGACTACATGAAAGGCTTGGGGGTTGAGAAGGAGAAAAAGAAAGGTGCCCTACAGGACGATTACGTTAAGTTTATCCGCTTCTCTCAGTGGAAGATAGACCAGAACGGTAAAGGAATAGTCGGCTTCATCACGAACAACTCGTACCTTGACGGCCTCGTCCACAGGAGGATGAGACAGAGTCTCATGGAGAGCTTCGATGAAATCTACATTCTCAACCTCCACGGGAACGCGAGGAAGGGCGAAAGCGACGAGAACGTCTTTGACATCCAGCAAGGTGTTGCCATAGCGTTCTTCGTGAAGCTGAGGGAAGGAAAGCACAAAGCGGAGGAGTGTAAGGTCTACTATTACTCAATCGTCCACGACGCCGAAAAGACGATGAGGGAAGAGAAGTATGATTTTTTGAGAAACAAAGGCTGGAAAACTGTCGAATGGAAGGAGATCCGGCCAAAGAGGCCTTATTACTTCTTTGTTCCCAAGGATCTGAGCCTTGAAGAAGAGTACTCAAAGTTCCCGAAGCTAGACGAGATTTTTGAGGTTTACGGAAGTGGAATTGTTACAGGAAAAGATGAAACGTTGTTGCATTTTGATAAATCAAGCTTGGAGCAGGTCATAAGGGAAATTTTAGATCCTACTATTCCGATTCCGGAAATTCAGCGTAAATATAATTTGGGGGACACAAGTGCATGGAAGCCATCAAAAAGAATTCAACGTGCCCGTAATAGTGGATTTACACAGTCTAAGGTTGTTCGTGTACTTTATAGACCTTTTGATTATAGGTTCGTGTATTATGATGTTGCTCTCCTTCAGAGGGCGTTGCCTCATGTTCATGAACATTTCTTGGGGGACGAAAATCTTGGGCTCATAGCCTCTAGGCAATATCAGAAAGAGTTCAAGCACGTATTTGTTACGGATACAATTGCCGAACGTGGGATAACTTCGGCATATGTTGGGGATCAGGGGGTTGTCTTCCCCCTCTACCTATACTCCGACGACAGCAAGACTAAAAGGCCCAACCTCAAGTCCGAGTTCCTCAAAGAGCTTAAGAAGCGCTACGGGGAGGTAACTCCTGAGGGCTTCCTATACTACGCCTACGCGGTTTTACACGACCCCAAGTACCGGAAGAGGTACGCCGAGTTCCTCAAGTTCGACTTCCCGAGGATACCGCTCTACGACAAGGAGACCTTTAAGAAGTACAGGGATATCGGCGAGGAGCTGGTCAAGCTCCACCTGATGAAGGTGGACTTCCCAATCGAACCCAAGCTCGTCGGAGATGACCTGACCGTTGAGAAGGTCAAGTACGATGGCAGGGACTGCGTGGTGATAAACAAGACGACGAAGCTCTGCAGAATCCCACCGGAGGTCTGGGAGTACACCATAGGCGGCTACCGCGTCATCGAGAAGTATCTCAAGGGCAGGAAGGGAAGAAAGCTAAGCCTCGATGAGCTTGAACACATCTACAAAGTCGTTGAAATCCTGAGGAAGACGATAGAACTCGTTAAGGAGCTTGAAGCGATAGAGCCAAGGTTTTAA
- the radB gene encoding DNA repair and recombination protein RadB — MLSTGVKSLDELLGGGIAPGVLTQIYGGFATGKTTLAVQVGLLSRGKIAYIDTEGGFSPERLSQMATARGLDSEEALQRFILFTPSDFKEQRRSVGGLKKIVDGTFSLVVVDSLTAHYRVEENRRGLSAELGKQLQVLLWIARKKGIPVIIINQVHFDSRAERMKPVAEHTLNYRTKDILRLDRLNVPGLRVAVLERHRFRPEGGMVHFRITEKGIEDVKTRPENKKETP; from the coding sequence ATGCTCTCAACGGGGGTCAAATCACTTGACGAGCTTCTGGGTGGGGGCATCGCCCCCGGCGTCCTGACCCAGATTTACGGAGGCTTCGCCACGGGGAAGACAACGCTGGCGGTTCAGGTAGGCCTTCTCAGCCGCGGAAAGATTGCCTACATCGACACGGAGGGCGGCTTCTCTCCGGAGAGGCTGAGCCAGATGGCGACCGCAAGGGGGCTGGATTCGGAGGAGGCCCTTCAGCGCTTCATTCTATTCACCCCCTCGGATTTTAAGGAGCAGCGGCGCTCGGTTGGGGGCCTGAAGAAGATCGTTGATGGGACGTTCTCCCTCGTCGTTGTTGACTCGCTAACCGCCCATTATCGCGTCGAGGAGAACAGGAGGGGTCTGAGCGCAGAGCTGGGCAAGCAGCTCCAGGTGCTCCTCTGGATAGCGAGAAAGAAGGGCATACCCGTAATAATCATCAATCAGGTTCACTTCGACAGCCGGGCGGAGAGGATGAAGCCCGTTGCCGAACACACGCTCAACTACCGGACGAAGGACATTCTCCGGCTGGATAGACTGAACGTTCCCGGCCTTCGGGTCGCCGTTCTGGAGAGACACCGCTTCAGACCGGAGGGGGGCATGGTCCACTTCAGGATAACGGAGAAGGGAATAGAGGACGTCAAAACCAGGCCGGAAAACAAAAAAGAGACCCCCTGA
- a CDS encoding MBL fold metallo-hydrolase, with protein MKIIWYGHACFWVETNGVRLLIDPYPEVDDDRIGEVDYILITHEHVDHYGKVELLSRLRDAIVIGPKPVYMTAISDGVTKVREIEDGQTIELKNGVKVTAFYMEHPSSQYPLGYLIEGDKALFHTGDTYSTPVLQRLRGRVDVLLVPISGRSTANEREAAQIVEDMRPRLVIPMHYGIYGTGSPEKLRDELQKKRIWTLVRPLELYEEFTL; from the coding sequence ATGAAGATTATCTGGTATGGACACGCGTGCTTTTGGGTCGAGACCAACGGCGTGAGACTCCTCATCGACCCGTATCCCGAGGTGGACGATGACAGGATAGGCGAGGTTGACTACATACTGATAACCCACGAACACGTGGACCACTACGGCAAGGTGGAGCTTCTCTCGCGACTCCGCGACGCTATCGTGATAGGGCCCAAGCCGGTTTACATGACCGCCATCAGCGATGGTGTGACGAAGGTCAGGGAGATTGAGGACGGCCAGACCATCGAGCTCAAGAACGGCGTTAAGGTGACCGCCTTCTACATGGAGCACCCCTCGAGCCAGTACCCCCTGGGCTACCTGATAGAGGGGGACAAGGCCCTCTTCCACACTGGCGACACGTATTCCACACCGGTCCTCCAGAGACTCCGCGGAAGGGTGGACGTTCTCTTGGTGCCGATAAGCGGCCGCTCAACGGCCAACGAGCGCGAAGCGGCCCAGATTGTCGAGGATATGCGCCCACGCCTCGTTATACCCATGCACTACGGCATCTACGGGACGGGAAGCCCCGAGAAGCTCAGGGATGAGCTCCAGAAGAAGCGCATCTGGACCCTCGTCAGGCCCCTTGAACTCTACGAAGAGTTCACCCTTTAG